Within the Rosa rugosa chromosome 2, drRosRugo1.1, whole genome shotgun sequence genome, the region TAATGTGACACAGGGTACCAGGTATATGTTTTACAGTTTTGACAAAATTCTCGGATTTGATAAAACTCTTGCATATATGGACATATCTTCAGAAGGAATACTGCGCAATTTGTATTCACCAAGTGGCAAGAAATGGTACTATGACTGGCAGTCATCGGAAAATCCATGCAACAATTATGGTGCCTGTGGACCTTTTGGGGTTTGCAAAGCTTCTGAATCTCCAATCTGCAAGTGTTTGAAAGGGTTTATACCCAAGTCAAATGAGGAATGGAGCAAAAGAAACTGGACCGGAGGTTGTGTGAGACGAATAAATTTGTCTTGTGAGACACACACAAATGAATCAGTCTCATCTAAAGGGAAAGATGGGTTTTTGAAGATGGAAAGATTGAAAGTACCCGATTTTCATGAATATCTGACTTCTGTGGTTCTAGACAAGTTCGAGGACTGCAAGATAAAGTGCCTGAATAATTGTTCTTGCCTAGCTTATGCATATGTTGATAACATAGGGTGTTTGGTCTGGTCCAAAGACCTTATTGATATACAGCAGTTTCCATCTCTTGGAGAAGATCTTTATGTCCGCCTAGCACGCTCAGAACTAGGTAAATGATAATAGCTCTTGCACAAATCTTGCAGCActaatttttatttgtattaTTTGTTgatattgttttttattttcaggTGAAGGAAAGCCGATAAAATTAATTGCCAGCCTTACAACTATTGGATTTATGAGTATCTTGGTTGCTGTAGTCTTCAGTTTGCACAGGTGGCGTGCCAACCAAAAGCGTAAGAGAATTAAATTAAGGGGTCAATTAATTTAGCATATTAGAATTTGATATTTATCATCTTTTATCCAAATGTTGATTCTTGTTTTTTTCCAACTCAgtgattgatattttttttttgcataatCAGGACATGTCAAATTAACAACACGTCGTTTGGAATCAACTAGTAtgattaagatttatagagacGGTCTTCGAGAGTATATAGGACAGCATGATTCCTCCGAGCTAAGGATGTATGATTTTGATAGCATAGTAATCGCCACGGACGGCTTTAGCATCACAAATAAACTGGGGCAAGGAGGCTTTGGCCCAGTTTATAAGGTATTTTCTTTCCTAAGGAAAAAATATATAGCACTTCCAACTGGTACCTTGTACAGGAAATAATGGAATTATTGATTTGTGTAACTCGTGTAGGGGTTGCTACCCGAAGGGAGGGAAATAGCAGTAAAAAGACTTTCTAGTAGCTCGGGACAAGGTGTGGAGGAGTTCAAGAATGAAATGTTGTTGATCTCCAATCTTCAACACAAAAACCTTGTCAGGATCATGGGTTGTTCTGTCAAACAGAATGAAAAGTTACTTATCTACGAattcatgccaaacaaaagCTTGGATACTTTTCTATACGGTTAGTTTCACTATTGTTTATGTTCAGCTGCAATACTTTACTCATCTTTATCTTATTCTCCTGAAAGTTCTCTATCTTCGTCTATTCTTTCAATATAGTTATGAATGAAATCTCAGGAACTAAATTACAGTCACAAATTGGTCATTGAATTTTTTCTCGATTGACACAAAGTATCATTGAGTTTGACTAATCAAGACATTCAACATGCAAGTTTAATGCTCACCACTATCTAACATGCTCTGTGTTTGTTCAGTTCAGATATGCATTATGCATTCATTACTTTTCATACAAGTGTGTGTCTATTTTTTAGCAATTTATGATTAGAATCTTGTTTGAACTGAATTTTAAGGCTAGAAGTCTTGTGATACACTATGTTCCATTGTAGTGTGTATGAGAAATATGAATAGTGTTGATGATAGTACTCTAATTGGATGCGCTGGATATTTGATTAGATCCAACAAAGAGAGCAGTGCTGGATTGGGCTAAACGCTTTAACATTATTCAGGGTGTTGCTAAGGGGCTTCTTTATCTTCATCATGATTCCTATGTGAAGGTGATTCATAGAGATCTAAAAGTCGGTAACATCCTcttggatgagaaaatgaatcCAAAAATCTCAGATTTTGGGTTGGCACGCATTGTTGAAGGAACGCAGAGTCTAGAAAATACTCAGAAGGTTGTGGGAACACGGTAAATATTAGTTTTTCTGTTACACACTCACATGGCATTTTATTTAAGCCAGAAACCAGTAGAAGCAATTTTATCAGATACATACCAATGTGTTTACTGTGCAGTGGCTATATGTCTCCGGAGTATGCTATGGGTGGGATATTTTCCGAGAAATCTGATGTCTATAGCTTCGGGGTCTTGGTATTGGAGATTATTAGCAGCAAGAAGAATAGCAGCTTCTATTTATATGACCAACAACTTGGCTTCCTTGCCTATGTAAGTTCATACTCTAAATCCTAATGTAAAATAGTTTATTTTATGTAGTCTAGCTCATTATTTAGCTTAAACCATTAAGTTGAAGCTAAATACAGCACTGTCTTAACAAGTCTTCACAACAACTAATGTGAATATTTTCAGGCTTGGAACATGTGGAATGAAGGCAGGGCATTGGAGTTAGTAGATGAAGTATTGGGTGATTCATACTCCTCATCAGAAGTAATGACATGTGTGCATGTTGGGCTTCTTTGTGTACAGGACAATGCTGCTGATAGACCAACCATGGCGGATGTATCTTTAATGCTAAGCAGCGAGAAAGATGGTCCACATCCAAAGAGGCCTGTATTCACCATTCAAAACTCAGTTTATCATCCTGGACCATCCTATGAAGATACTAATTCCTCCAAAAATGAAGCTAGCATTACAACGATCGAAGGACGTTAGGCAACAGCAAATTGTTGCATCAAAACCCATAGTAGATAGACCCTCACTGATGCTTTTACAGTTTGTATATACGGCATGTACGTGAACATTGTCTTTATTTGCATGAAGTTGATTCCTATCAATGAATAAAAGGATGTTCAGTTTTCTTTGCCTTTTTTTGAAACGTTCTTTCATCGATGCTCTAAATTTTGAGTAGTTCAAAAATTAACTGGAAACCTTTTTGATGATGTGGTATTGTGGTTCGAGATTTTGATGCCTGTCACCTAATCATTCATTCAGTACACCCAACACCTAAAGCCCAAAATGAGAACTTTAAATTATGAACCTTTTTGTGCACTGACCGAAAATTTTGTCAAATTAAGAAGCAGAAGAGCTAGCCATGGCGGCTTTTTGGGCGCCGGTTGGGGTTGTCACAGCTCCGCCGTCAGATTCCGATTTCAATTGCAGCTCTTGGAATGACAGTTCAACCTCCTTAGAGCTTCCGAGTCCATGCTCTCACTTCCCTTTGAATCCTCTTGGGTATGTTCTactcttttaatttctgaaattttttcctttttgttctGTAGTGAGATTTTGTAAGAACCCAAGTGAAATGCCatacttctttttattttattgtttggtTTAATGAACTCCACTAGGAAGTAGGAACctatgaattttgtttttttggtgaGACAGGGAGGCAGGAATTATTCAAAGTTTTGTGTTCATGACTTTGAACAAATTGACAGTACTTTCTCCATTAGAAAATGAAATGTGCCTTATGTGAGATTGAAGTTTTCTTTCCTATACATGCTATTATAAAAGTGCTGCATCATTCATGCCACACAggaaacagagagagaagagagaaccaaGTACACTGACAGAAGCTATCTAAAATCTCTGCAACAGTTTAACAGAAGCACAGAGACAGAGAAGGGAGATAGTCTATTATATTAAGCAATGGTGCTCTACTTCTCCTCCTTTTTACCTGTGAGTATCTTCTTTGACACTCCCCCAGATATTGTTGCTAATTCAATTCTCATAAAAAAGCCAGCATTCAGTGTTTGGCTTCGTCTGAGACAACTCAGACAAGTCTTTCAACTTACAAGTTTATATTCAAGTCTCTCTGTAACGtaaattctttgaacttgaAAGTTCAATAATACTCTGCaggaaaacaaaaaagtaaCGAACTGCTCTGGTTTCTTGTTTCAAAAGTTAAACAAGATAAACTACGTACTCTCTGTTTTTTACGGGCAAGTGGTATTTGGGAGTTGCAGAAAGCAACCTTGAAAAGCTCTCAGGCTTTCTGTGGCTTTCTACATTATAAATACCAGGTCAAACTTTCTAAACAAGGTGAAACAACCCTCCATTCTCTTCCGGGTAAGCAAAAGATCATGGCTTTTCACTCTTATTTACGTTTTGGTTTACTTCTCGAGGCATTTAACGAGACAGGTTGTTGCATCTTTCTCAGGTCGATTTTATCTGTAGCAATGTTACCGTAGAAGAAGGCAGAGGAGGCCATAGTGAGCCAGAGCATTGATCATGAAGACAGAGACGAAGAAATCCCGGATCACCATCAAACTGGTATGGTGGCTCTGTTTTATGATGCCTTGTTCAGCTGTGCGTCAAATCAAGTAAGAAACTTTAACAAAAACCCAACTCGGaatttctgcttcttgagtACCCTGTGTGTTCAGTTCAGATCTCTATGATGCATTTACTTCTACTTTAATTTCATACAACTTTGTCTGCATTTCGTAGCAATGAAAGAAGGCTAGAAATCTGGTTTTAACCAAATTTTGAAAAGGGAGCAGGCTCATGATATTTCATTGTAACATGCATGGGGAGTCATGATTTATGAAAACCCATTATTGATTACACTAACTAGGTGCATTGATTTTCTGATCAGATACGAGAAAGAGAGCAGTGCTTGATTGGGCAACACGCTTTGACATTATTCAGGGTGTTGCTAGAGGACATCTTTATTTCCATCATGATTCCTATGTGAAGGTAATACATAGAGATCTGAAAGTCAGCAACATTCTCTTGGATGAGAAAATGAGtccaaaaatttcagattttggattGGCACGCATAGCTAAAGGGACTCAAAATCTAGAAAATACTCAAAAATTGTGGGAACACGGGAAGAATCATTTTCTTCCTAATCTCCAACATGTTGAATTAGTTACGTACTTATTAGTTTCTATGTAGTGGCTATATGTCTCCAGAGTATATGCCATTGGGGGGATGTTTTCTAAAAAATCTAATGTGTACAGGTTTGGGGTATTGGTCTTGGAGATTATTAGCAGCAAGAAGAATACCAGCTTCTCTTTATATGACAAACAGCTAGGCTTTCTAGGCTAACTTACAACTTCTAATGTAAAATGTGGACTCATGAGCAGTTTCTTTAGTGTAGCTTAAACCACATATATGAACCTTTACAGGCGTGGAACTTGTGGAATGAAGATGGGGGATTGGAGTTGGTAGATGAAATATTGGGTGATTCATATTCCTCATCAGAAGTAATGATCACATGCGTGCATGTTGGGCTTCTTTGCATACAGGACAATGCTGCAAATAGACCAACCATGATGGATGTAGCTTTAATATACATTGTTAAACCACAATGCAATGCTTTCTAATCATTCTCAAGGGGTTCTTATACATATTGAAGGTTTTCTTTTTGGTGTAGAAAACAAACCGTTTCTCTTGGGGTCGTTAGTATATGAAGGTGTTTAAGGAGATGCACCTTCATTGATGTGTTTACACTTTACACTTTGTATTGACAATTTTGTATACAAAAGTCAAGTTTTCATCATGTGATAGATTTTCCTTGAAATCATGACAAAGTTTGATATACATTGTTGTTGAGTCATTTTGGACCAGCTTAGCTTTTGAGTTATCACTGCAACACTGGACCATTGGTCCATACCCACAATTCCATGGTGCTCAAAGTTCAACCTAACTATTCCATGGTGCTCAAAGTTCAACCCAACTATTCCATGTTTTATATTTACTGCCGTATGAGACTAAAACTCAAGTAATTATGGGATGTTACTTGTAGATGCCAATCATTGTAGATTAGAAACTGGGTCAATTACCGGTCAaccaaaaatgaagaagaagaagaagaagaaggaaagccGTAAATGGCGGTTGTTGGGTCTCCGGTAGACGTCTTCCCTTGACTCCTTTCAGGTACTGAATTGTTTCTACTGTAAATTACTAAAGATTGCAAGGTTTCAATGTTTTCCATCTAGTGCTTATGTCATGATGATAATGATGGGTCTTAATTATAAGTCTTTGATGTTGAGATTGATTGGTTTTAGTTGAGGGGTTTGGATGGGAGATATTTACTAGGTTTCATTTACTTTTTCTGAATTTCTTGGTGCTGAATTGCCTCTCAGATGATTTCTTTGTATGTAATCTGGGTCCCTCTCAGGATGAAAATATCACACTGCTTTGCTTCCTTCACTTAAAGTTCAATTCTTTAATGTCAATTGTGTCCACGGTTGAAAACAATGTTACACCAACCCACTAAGATTTAAGGATACTGTCAACTTCAAACTTGTCGCATATATGTCTTGGATGGTATGTCATTGAGTCAAATGATCTTCTAGAAGGAGCTTTAATAATGTCAAATTTGTCTGCTGTGACTTTTGAAGCATTGGCAGAACTATCATAGTATTTTGTTTAGTACTGTGTGGCCTAGTTCTTTAGCACTTTCAGCAGCCGAGCTATCCCTGTGAAACAGAAAATATTTGACATTGTTCTTCTGCGAAACATATCCAAGCAGGGATGCAACTAGGTACTAttactttgtttttcttattaatCTCCAATTTTCTTCCCTCACAGTATGGCGCTGAAGTATACAACATAACTCCTTCACACCCGTTAGCAGAGGGCCAAACTCTAGTCTCTCCTGGCCTAATATTCGAATTGGGCTTCTTCAGTCCAAACAGTTCTGTTAATAAGTATGTGGGATTGTGGCACAAAAGTATATTTCCCCGTAAATATGTATGGGTAGCTAACAGAGATATTCCTCTTGCTGCTACAGACACCTTGGCTACTTTGAGAATTGGCAGCAATGGGAATCTGGAGCTCGTAGATGGGAAACAGAGTTCTGTCTGGTCGGCCAATATATCTAATTGTTCATCTGCAGTTCTCAAAGACGGTGGAAACTTTGTTGTCAGAGATGTTATGGGAGCTGATTTATGGGAGAGTTTTAATAATCCTAGTGACTCACAACTGCCAAGCGTGTTGGTGGGATATGATAGAGGTTCTGGAAAACAGAATTTCTTGACATCTTGGAAAAGTGAAAATGATCCATCATCAGGGACATTCTTGGCTGGACTGACAACAGAGTTGCCAACACAATCGTACGTTTGGATTAATGGAGATACTCCCCACTGGAGAAGTGGGCCATGGGATAAATCAAGGTTTATTGGTATACCCACGACTAATTCTCTCTATCTAAATCCATATACTCTTATTGATAATGTGACACAGGGAACAAGGTATTTATTTTACAGTTTTGACAAAATTCCTGGTGTCAAAATTCTTGCATATGCCGACCTATCTTCCGAAGGTATACTGAGGTTTTTGCTTTCAGAAAGTGGCAAGAACTGGTATCTTGACTATGAGTCATGGAAAAGCCCATGTGACAATTATGGCGCCTGTGGACCTTTTGGGGTCTGCAAAGCTTCTGACTCTCTAATCTGCAAGTGTTTGAAAGGGTTTATTCCCAAGTCAAATGAAGAATGGAGCAAAAGAAACTGGACCGGAGGTTGTGTGAGACGAAAGAAATTGTCTTGTGAGACTAACATAAATGCATCAGTCtcatcaaaagaaaaagatgggTTTTTGAAGTTGGAAAGATTAAAAGTACCCGATTTTCATGAATATCTGAATACTTTGGCTGTGGACAAGTTCGAGGACTGCAAGATACAGTGCCTGAGTAATTGTTCTTGCCTGGCTTATGCTTATGTTGATAACATAGGGTGTCTGGTGTGGTTCAAAGACCTTATTGATATGCAGCATTTTCCATCATATGGACAAGATCTTTACATCCGCCTTGCAGACTCAGAACTAGGTAAATGATAATAGCTCTCGCACAGCTTTTATACCACTCATTTTCGTTTGTATTGTaggttgattttttttctttcttttcaggtAGTGAAGGAAAGCCGATAGAGTTAATTGCCAGTCTTACAGCTATTGGATTTTTCAGTATTTTGGTTGCTATAGTCTTCAGTTTGCACAGGTGGCGTGCTAACAAAAACCGTAAGAGAATTAGATGAGGGGGCCAATTAATTTAGCACATTATAAGAATTTATTATTTATTGTCTGTAACCCAAATGTTGCTTCTTGTTTAATTCCACTCTGTGTGATGATTTTATTTGCAAAATCAGGACACGTCGAATTAACACCACGGCGCTTGGAATCAACTAGTAtgattaagatttatagagacGGTCTTCGAGAATATATAGGAAAGCATGAATACTCAGAGCTAAAGATATATGATTTTGATAGCATACTAATCGCCACAGACAGCTTCAGCATCACAAACAAACTCGGTCAAGGAGGCTTTGGCCCAGTTTATAAGGTATTTTCTTTGCCAAGAAAAACATATATAGCACTTGAGAAGGTTATGTCTATGCAATGACTAATTTATGGACATCGTGTAGGGGATGCTACCAGAAGGGAAGGAAATAGCAGTAAAAAGACTATCTAGTAGCTCAGGACAAGGTGTCGAAGAGTTCAAGAATGAGATGCTGTTGATCTCCAATCTTCAACACAAAAACCTTGTTAGGATGATGGGTTGTTGTGTTAAAGAGGATGAGAAGTTACTGATTTACGAGTTCATGCCAAACAAGAGCTTGGATACTTTTCTATATGGTTAGTTTCACTCGTGTTTTATTTTAGCTGTTGTACGCTACTCATCTTTGCCTGTATTCCTTTTAATATTAATATGCTTGAAAAGTTCTAGCATAGAGATATGACGAATTCACATGAACTAAATTTACCCAAGTCATGAATTATCATATAGCTAGTTTGACTGAGGAAGACATTCAGCCCTGCAGGTTTAATGCTTACCACTGTCAAATTATTTTGTGTGTATGTTCattaatttctgtattatataCTCGCTACTTTTCATGCAAATATTTGTATTTGTCAACACTTAAAGCGTAGAAATCTAGTTATATTTAAGGCTAGAAGTCTAGTGGTTGTCAATGTTTCTTTGTTACGTGCATGGGAAATATGAATAGCATTACTAATCTAACTGGGTCCATTGAATATTTGATTAGATCCGACGAAGAAAGCAGTGCTTGATTGGGCGACACGCTTTAATATTATTCAGGGTGTTGCTAAAGGGCTTCTTTATCTCCATCATGATTCTTATGTGAAGGTGATACATAGAGATTTAAAAGTCAGTAACATTCTcttggatgagaaaatgaatcCAAAAATCTCAGATTTTGGATTGGCACGCATTGTTGAAGAAACACAGAGTCTAGATAATACTCAGAAGGTTGTCGGAACACGGTGAGAATCAGTTCTTTAAGCCAGAAACCAAAAGAGGCGATTTTGTCAGATCTGTACTAATGTGTTTGTTGTGCAGTGGCTATATGTCTCCGGAGTATGCCATGGGTGggatattttctgaaaaatctgATGTCTACAGCTTCGGGGTCTTGGTATTGGAGATTATTAGCGGCAAGAAGAATACCATCTTCTATTTATATGACCAACAACTAGGCTTCCTGGCATATGTAAGTTTATACATAATGTAATTGTTGTCTACATCTTTAGGGTCTTGACAAGTCTTAACAATAATTAATGAGATTATTTTTAGGCATGGAACTTGTGGAATGAAGGCAAGGCATTGGAGTTAGTAGATGAAATTTTGGGTGATTCATACTCGTCATCAGAAGTAATGACATGCGTGCATGTTGGGCTTCTTTGTGTACAAGACAATGCTGCGGATAGACCAACCATGACGGATGTAGCTTCAATTCTAAGCAGCGAGAAAGTTGGTCCACATCCAATGAGGCCTGTATTTACCATCCAAAAGTCAGCTTATCATCGTGGACCATCCTCTGAAAATACTAATTCCTTCAAAAATGAAGCTAGCATCACGATGATCGAAGGACGTTAGGCAACATCAAATTTTTGCATTAAAATGCAAATGCCTTCTGGTCATTCTCAAGCCTTCTAGTACACATTGTAGGCCTTTTGGTGTAGAAAACTATCCCTTGCTCATGGGGTTTGTAGTATATAAGGTTTTACCCAAAGTAGATAGACCCTCGTTCATGCTTTCACACTTTGTATATTCGGCGTGAACGTAAAACACTTCCAAGTCTTATTTGCATGATGTTGAATCCTATCAATGAATAAAAAGATGTTCAGTTTTGTTGCCTTTCGTTGAAATGTTGTTTCACAGTTCAAAAATAACCCAATTCACTGTAACCTTTTTGATGATGTGGTGCGAGGTTTTGATGCTAGTCACCTAATCATTTACACACTACACCCAACACCTAAAGCCCAAAACGAAAACTTCAAATTATGAACCTTTTGACAATTTTGTCAAATTAAGAAGCAGAAGAGCCATCGATGGCGGCGTTTTGGCGCGCCAGTCACAGCTCCGCCGTCGGGTTCCGATTTCAATTGCAGCTCTCGGATTGGCAGTTCAGCTTTCTTCTCTGAACTTCTGAGTCCCTGCTCTCTCAGGTATTTTCAATTCTTGTTCACTTGTTGTAAATTTAGCATTGTGATTTATATTGATTTGATTTATTAAGTAATTTCAACTAGCATTGCTGCAATACATTGAGCTTTAATTCATGCAAGTAaagcctttttctttttctctgagACTACTGAGCgttcttttattttctgaattttttttttcctttttactcTGCTGTGAGTAAGTTCTTGTTCACTAACTggtatcctttttttttttttggtttaatgATCTCAAGTAGGAAGTAGGAACCCatgaattatttttttgttttgtttggtgaGACAGGGAGGCAGGAATTGTTTAGAGTTTTGTGCTCATGACTTTGAACAAATTGACAGAACTTTCTCCATTAGAAAATGAAATGTGCCTTATGTGAGATTGAAGTTTTCTTTCCTATACAtgttgtatttttgtttttatatatatcAAACTACGAAGATTGCATTACTTAAAACAGCAACTAAGCAAGAGGGTGAGATCGAGGTAGCCTCATTAAAAACTACAAtttgagaggaaaaaaaaatagtgccACTCTTTAGAAAGTAAGATATTGCTTAATTGGTTGACAATCACAATTAAATATATCATGGTtgattaaaaaatttaaaactttcaaaatcaaTAGCTATTATGTTCTGTTAACAGAGCTTTGCTTCTGAGTTTCATCCAAAACCCAGTAccttaatgctattagttttaAGTTCTTCACAGCCATTGGCACAGGGAGAAAATCTAGTTTCTCCTAGCCAAGTTTCCGAATTGGGATTCTTTATTCCTAACAATTCTGCTAATAAGTATGTGGGGTTGTGGCACAAAAGTATATTTCCTCGTAAAGTTTTATGGGTGGCAAACAGAGAAAGTCCCCTTGCAGTTAGTGATACATTGGCTAGTTTGAGAATTGGAAGCAATGGGAATCTGGAGCTCATAGATGGGGAGCAGAATTCTGTCTGGTCAACCAATATATCAGCGTCATCTAATAGTTCATCTGCAGTTCTTTTAGACACTGGAAACTTTGTTCTCAGAGATGATGCCGGAGTTGATTTGTGGGAGAGTTTTAATTTCCCTTGTGACACACTCCTACCAAGCCAGCTGCTAGGATATGATAGTAAATCTAGAAAGAGGCAGTTCTTGACTTCTTGGAAAAGTGAGAGTGATCCATCAACTGGGAAATATTTGGTTGGACTCTCTCCTCAGACGCCATCACAAGTGTTCATTTGGATTAATGGATCAACTCCCCATTGGAGAAGTGGGTCATGGGATAAATCAAAGTTCATTAGTGTACCAAGTATGGATGATCGATATCGAAGTGGATTTAGTCTAGATGATAATGTGATAAAGGGATCCAAGCATTTCTCTTATAGTTTTTTTTACTATACTATATCCTATTTTAGCATCTCTTCCGAAGGAATAGCAGATCTTATGCTTTCAGAAAGTGGCAAGAACTGGTTTCTTAATTGGGAGACACCATATAATCCATGTGACAATTATGGAGCTTGTGGACCTTTTGGGGTTTGCAAAGCTTCTGAGTCTCATATCTGCAAGTGTTTGAAGGGTTATGTACCAAAGTCAGATGACGAATGGAGCAACGGAAACTGGACAGGAGGATGTGTAAGGCAAACCAAATTGTTTTGTGATAGTGATACAAGCAAGTCAGTCTCAACGAGAACAAAAGAAATGATGATGGGTTTTGGAAGATTATAAGATTAAAAGTACCAGATTCTCATGAATTAGTTCTTACACCTTTGGATGCTGAAAACACGCCTGATGACTGCAAGATACGGTGCCTGAATAATTGTTCTTGCCTCGCTTATGCATTTGTTAATAAAATAGGGTGTTTGGTCTGGTCCAAAGACCTTATTGATATACAACAGTTTTCCTCCGGCGGAGAAGATCTTTACGTTTGCCTAGCACACGCAGAACTAGgtaaatttcaatatttcttgCATAACTCAATTTAGCAGTATCTTTTCTTTTGTATCTCATGCTTGCTTTTGAAATGTAAATTCCTTTTTTCTTAGGTGAAGGAAAGCCAATAAAGTTAATTGCCAGCCTTATAGCTGTTTTTTCTGTCAGTATCTTGGTTGCCATAGTGTTTGGTTGGCACAAGTTGCGGGCTAACCGAAAGGGTAAGAGAATCAGGTTTGAGGGGGTTCTGCCTTTCCCATTATTATGTAACAATCAAAATATTATGACTTTGATGCATAACTGGATAGGAACATATTTACTGTTTGATAACCACAACTTGTTTGTTATTTTGCTCTGATACAGTTTTGATGATTAAAGTTGCAGAATCAGGACACATCAAAACAATAACACAACATTTTGGATCAACTAATACATTTCAGTCTTCAAGAGACACTATTCGGGAATATATAGGGAAGCATGATTTATCAGAGCTATTGATCTATGATTTTGATACCATATTAATAGCTACGAAAAATTTCAGCATCACAAACAAACTAGGGCAGGGTGGCTTTGGTCCAGTTTATAAGGTAATTatattattttaaaaataatacAGCATTGCAACAGGTGCAGGAATCAGACATGAATGCAATGATTAATTTCTTGACCTCGTGTAGGGTATGCTAGAAGAAGGCAAGGAAATAGCAGTGAAAAGGCTATCTAGTAGCTCAGGACAAGGCATTGACGAGTTCAAGAATGAGATGTTGTTGATCTCTAATCTTCAACACAAAAATCTTGTTAGGATCATGGGTTGCTGCATTAAAGAAGATGAGAAGTTACTGATCTATGAGTTCATGCCTAACAAAAGCCTGGATACTTTTCTATTCGGTTAGTTTCAATGCTCTTTATGCTTGGCTGCAGTTACTTATTTTAAGCTATCTTGTTCTTCTAATGGATGGACCTTGAAACTCTTATTAAATTAaaatgccttttttttttccttaacattaagaaaaaaagaagaattcaGTTGCTATTTAGAACTAGAAACGCCTGCTAACATTAAGCTACAAATATAATTACGTGAACTAAATTACCAGGGCACAACAATCCATCATTGAATTACTTTTTGATCTATACACAGAGAATTTATTCATTGATTCTAATGCACAAACAAACTGAGCTAGGCACTCAGCCCTGCAAATTTAATGCTCTTAACTGTTAAT harbors:
- the LOC133729764 gene encoding G-type lectin S-receptor-like serine/threonine-protein kinase At1g61370 isoform X2, whose protein sequence is MGADLWESFNNPSDSLLPNMLLGYDSGSGKQNFLTSWKSENDPSTGIFLVGLSAELPAQLYSWINGSTPHWRSGPWDKSKFIGIPTMNSQYLSPFTLVDNVTQGTRYMFYSFDKILGFDKTLAYMDISSEGILRNLYSPSGKKWYYDWQSSENPCNNYGACGPFGVCKASESPICKCLKGFIPKSNEEWSKRNWTGGCVRRINLSCETHTNESVSSKGKDGFLKMERLKVPDFHEYLTSVVLDKFEDCKIKCLNNCSCLAYAYVDNIGCLVWSKDLIDIQQFPSLGEDLYVRLARSELGEGKPIKLIASLTTIGFMSILVAVVFSLHRWRANQKRHVKLTTRRLESTSMIKIYRDGLREYIGQHDSSELRMYDFDSIVIATDGFSITNKLGQGGFGPVYKGLLPEGREIAVKRLSSSSGQGVEEFKNEMLLISNLQHKNLVRIMGCSVKQNEKLLIYEFMPNKSLDTFLYDPTKRAVLDWAKRFNIIQGVAKGLLYLHHDSYVKVIHRDLKVGNILLDEKMNPKISDFGLARIVEGTQSLENTQKVVGTRGYMSPEYAMGGIFSEKSDVYSFGVLVLEIISSKKNSSFYLYDQQLGFLAYAWNMWNEGRALELVDEVLGDSYSSSEVMTCVHVGLLCVQDNAADRPTMADVSLMLSSEKDGPHPKRPVFTIQNSVYHPGPSYEDTNSSKNEASITTIEGR
- the LOC133729764 gene encoding G-type lectin S-receptor-like serine/threonine-protein kinase At1g61370 isoform X1, producing MQLGSVTLFFLFFFSLLPSQYDAEVYNITPSHPLEERQTLVSSGLIFELGFFSPNNSANKYIGLWHKSIYPRKYVWVANRDNHLAAADTLASLRIGSSGSLELVDGKQISVWSANISNCSSAVLLDNGNFVAKDVMGADLWESFNNPSDSLLPNMLLGYDSGSGKQNFLTSWKSENDPSTGIFLVGLSAELPAQLYSWINGSTPHWRSGPWDKSKFIGIPTMNSQYLSPFTLVDNVTQGTRYMFYSFDKILGFDKTLAYMDISSEGILRNLYSPSGKKWYYDWQSSENPCNNYGACGPFGVCKASESPICKCLKGFIPKSNEEWSKRNWTGGCVRRINLSCETHTNESVSSKGKDGFLKMERLKVPDFHEYLTSVVLDKFEDCKIKCLNNCSCLAYAYVDNIGCLVWSKDLIDIQQFPSLGEDLYVRLARSELGEGKPIKLIASLTTIGFMSILVAVVFSLHRWRANQKRHVKLTTRRLESTSMIKIYRDGLREYIGQHDSSELRMYDFDSIVIATDGFSITNKLGQGGFGPVYKGLLPEGREIAVKRLSSSSGQGVEEFKNEMLLISNLQHKNLVRIMGCSVKQNEKLLIYEFMPNKSLDTFLYDPTKRAVLDWAKRFNIIQGVAKGLLYLHHDSYVKVIHRDLKVGNILLDEKMNPKISDFGLARIVEGTQSLENTQKVVGTRGYMSPEYAMGGIFSEKSDVYSFGVLVLEIISSKKNSSFYLYDQQLGFLAYAWNMWNEGRALELVDEVLGDSYSSSEVMTCVHVGLLCVQDNAADRPTMADVSLMLSSEKDGPHPKRPVFTIQNSVYHPGPSYEDTNSSKNEASITTIEGR